From Longimicrobiaceae bacterium, the proteins below share one genomic window:
- a CDS encoding DUF5715 family protein: MLRPATLLLALFATLAVPARADDGATLRGSPSSMVRQNQVAKQNDFSFLRTGSQVREFVEKGHLVRLEGDANYRVNDGVSYPYARPEMRTFVERLGAQYREGCGEKLVVTSLTRPLANQPGNAHALSVHPTGMAVDFRISQNPRCRAWLEGTLLSLERKGLLDVTRERTPPHYHVAVFPDRYGAHVEKLREDSIAAAKAAERSAKAAPAPSPAPAAPAPAAVA; the protein is encoded by the coding sequence CGGGCGGACGACGGCGCGACGCTGCGCGGCTCGCCCAGCTCCATGGTCCGCCAGAACCAGGTGGCGAAGCAGAACGACTTCTCCTTCCTGCGCACCGGGAGCCAGGTGCGCGAGTTCGTGGAGAAGGGACACCTCGTCCGGCTGGAGGGCGACGCCAACTACCGCGTCAACGACGGGGTGTCGTACCCGTACGCCCGCCCCGAGATGCGGACCTTCGTGGAGCGGCTCGGCGCGCAGTACCGCGAGGGGTGCGGGGAGAAGCTGGTGGTCACCAGCCTGACCCGCCCGCTCGCCAACCAGCCGGGGAACGCGCACGCGCTCTCGGTGCACCCCACGGGGATGGCGGTGGACTTCCGGATCAGCCAGAACCCCCGCTGCCGCGCCTGGCTGGAGGGCACGCTGCTCTCCCTGGAGCGGAAGGGGCTGCTGGACGTGACCCGCGAGCGCACCCCGCCGCACTACCACGTGGCCGTGTTCCCGGACAGGTACGGGGCCCACGTGGAAAAGCTGCGCGAGGACTCGATCGCCGCGGCGAAGGCCGCCGAGCGCTCCGCGAAGGCCGCCCCCGCGCCCTCCCCGGCTCCGGCTGCGCCGGCCCCGGCCGCCGTGGCC